One stretch of Cohnella algarum DNA includes these proteins:
- the bcp gene encoding thioredoxin-dependent thiol peroxidase — protein MSQVQIGQPVPDFELPSSEGGTIRLSQFRGRKVVLYFYPKDMTPTCTQESCDFRDANALFGEANAVVLGISPDDAKSHAKFIAKHQLTFPLLADVDRKVAEMFGVWQEKKMYGRTYMGIVRSTFLIDERGILAQEWRNVRVKGHIDAVLAAVRAQQPG, from the coding sequence GTGTCTCAGGTACAAATCGGACAACCCGTGCCGGATTTCGAGCTTCCGTCTTCGGAAGGCGGAACGATTCGGTTAAGCCAATTTCGCGGCCGGAAGGTCGTTCTCTACTTTTATCCCAAGGACATGACCCCGACCTGCACGCAGGAATCGTGCGATTTTCGCGATGCCAACGCTTTGTTCGGGGAAGCGAACGCCGTCGTGCTCGGGATCAGCCCGGACGATGCGAAGTCGCACGCGAAGTTTATCGCGAAGCACCAGCTGACGTTTCCGCTGCTGGCGGACGTGGATCGCAAAGTGGCGGAAATGTTCGGCGTCTGGCAGGAGAAGAAAATGTACGGCCGAACGTATATGGGCATCGTGCGTTCCACCTTCCTGATCGACGAGCGGGGGATTCTGGCGCAGGAATGGCGAAATGTCAGGGTAAAAGGCCACATCGACGCGGTGTTGGCGGCCGTTCGCGCGCAGCAGCCCGGATAA
- a CDS encoding maltose ABC transporter substrate-binding protein: MRKKQWGKAVLLAIVLAIAAACGNAGHSQVEPGSGNGSANATGSLSGKANGNANGNANGDGTGNGKGNPGDNPNSSTASPNSVSADIEPEDGASLVVWESDGNERKFLEEIGRQYEELYGVKVKVETVPSIDTVGKLMTDGPAGLGADVFSAPHDSIGKAVSAGLMLANDRTTEDLAKNAIPSVVSAITYDGVTYGYPMSADTYALYYNKALMPKGPETFEELLEFGKTFTDPSAKKYALAWDVAQIYLVHAFIAGYGGYIFGQDGTDPADIGLNNEGAVEGATFARTLKALFPLNTADINSNVIAGLFQEGNAAAMIEGTWQMANLANAGVDFGVVPLPLLPNGEHPKSLISVRSLFVNSYTRYPNAAKLFAELATNKENAKLRYEMTAQLPTRQDLMNDPVVTGNPDVAAFMTQMQHAVPLAAIPETATVWVPSYAALSTIWNDDKTDVKQALDHMVSQMKTAMETNP, translated from the coding sequence TTGCGGAAAAAGCAATGGGGGAAAGCGGTTTTGCTGGCTATCGTTCTGGCGATTGCCGCCGCTTGCGGAAACGCGGGCCATTCGCAGGTCGAGCCGGGAAGCGGAAACGGCAGCGCGAACGCGACCGGCAGTTTAAGCGGAAAAGCAAACGGAAACGCAAACGGAAACGCAAACGGAGACGGAACCGGGAACGGAAAAGGAAACCCGGGCGACAACCCGAACTCGTCGACCGCTTCGCCGAATTCTGTAAGCGCTGACATCGAGCCGGAGGACGGGGCGTCCCTGGTCGTCTGGGAGTCGGACGGCAACGAGCGGAAGTTTCTCGAGGAAATCGGTAGGCAGTACGAGGAACTGTACGGCGTAAAGGTCAAGGTCGAGACGGTGCCGTCCATCGATACGGTCGGCAAGCTGATGACGGACGGCCCGGCGGGGCTTGGGGCCGACGTGTTTTCGGCGCCGCACGATTCCATCGGCAAAGCGGTCAGCGCGGGGCTGATGCTGGCGAACGACCGGACGACCGAGGATTTGGCGAAAAACGCGATTCCGTCGGTTGTAAGCGCTATTACGTACGACGGCGTCACCTACGGCTATCCGATGTCGGCCGACACGTACGCGCTCTATTACAACAAAGCGCTGATGCCGAAAGGGCCGGAAACGTTCGAAGAGCTGCTCGAATTCGGCAAAACGTTCACCGACCCGTCCGCCAAAAAATACGCCCTCGCCTGGGACGTCGCGCAAATTTATCTCGTTCACGCGTTCATCGCCGGATACGGGGGCTACATTTTCGGCCAGGACGGCACCGATCCGGCCGATATCGGCCTGAACAACGAAGGCGCGGTCGAAGGCGCGACATTCGCCCGGACGCTGAAGGCGCTGTTCCCGCTGAACACGGCGGACATCAACAGCAATGTCATCGCGGGCCTGTTCCAGGAAGGCAACGCGGCGGCGATGATCGAGGGCACGTGGCAAATGGCCAATCTCGCGAACGCCGGCGTCGATTTCGGCGTCGTGCCGCTCCCGCTGCTGCCGAACGGCGAACACCCGAAAAGCCTGATCAGCGTGCGCTCGCTGTTCGTCAACTCGTACACCCGCTATCCGAACGCCGCGAAGCTGTTCGCGGAGCTGGCGACGAACAAGGAAAACGCCAAGCTGCGCTACGAGATGACCGCCCAACTGCCGACGCGTCAGGATCTGATGAACGATCCCGTCGTCACGGGGAACCCGGACGTCGCCGCGTTTATGACTCAAATGCAGCATGCCGTGCCGCTCGCCGCCATTCCGGAAACGGCGACCGTATGGGTGCCGTCCTACGCCGCGCTGTCGACGATCTGGAACGACGACAAGACGGATGTCAAGCAAGCTTTGGATCACATGGTGAGCCAAATGAAAACGGCGATGGAAACGAACCCATGA
- a CDS encoding ABC transporter ATP-binding protein — MEWIIDIEGVTWIQGKRTLLNDVSWRVRRNEHWALLGLNGSGKTTLLNMINGYFWPTKGKVTVLGRRFGEVDLRELRQSIGWVSSSLQEKLYGSDRTQLVVISGKFASIGLYEKPSPEDFVRAERLMAKLGCSHLWDREYRTCSQGEKQKLLIARALMAEPKLLILDEPCNGLDLFSRERLLASIGDLTRQENMPTLIYVTHHTEEILPAFGHTLLLRRGEAFRQGATREVMNSETLSDFFEAPVIAERHNGRFYVRLAEGNAVDWNE; from the coding sequence ATGGAATGGATCATCGATATCGAGGGCGTAACATGGATTCAGGGGAAAAGGACATTGTTAAACGACGTCAGCTGGCGCGTCCGCCGCAATGAGCATTGGGCGCTGCTCGGTCTCAACGGATCCGGCAAAACGACCCTGCTCAATATGATCAACGGTTATTTCTGGCCGACCAAGGGGAAGGTGACCGTCTTGGGCCGCCGGTTCGGGGAAGTCGACTTGCGGGAGCTGCGGCAGTCGATCGGCTGGGTCAGCTCGTCTCTGCAGGAAAAGCTTTACGGAAGCGACCGGACGCAGCTTGTCGTCATCAGCGGCAAATTCGCTTCGATCGGACTCTACGAGAAGCCGTCGCCCGAGGATTTCGTCCGGGCGGAGCGGCTCATGGCGAAGCTCGGCTGCTCTCACCTGTGGGACCGCGAGTATCGGACGTGCTCGCAGGGCGAGAAACAAAAGCTGCTCATCGCCCGGGCGCTCATGGCCGAGCCGAAGCTGCTGATCCTGGACGAGCCGTGCAACGGGCTCGATCTGTTCTCGCGGGAGCGCCTGCTCGCCAGCATTGGGGATCTGACGCGGCAGGAGAACATGCCGACGCTCATTTACGTGACCCACCATACGGAGGAGATTTTGCCGGCATTCGGCCATACGCTGCTGCTTCGTCGGGGCGAAGCGTTTCGCCAGGGCGCAACGCGCGAAGTCATGAATTCGGAGACGCTGAGCGATTTTTTTGAAGCGCCGGTCATCGCGGAGCGCCACAACGGGCGGTTCTACGTGCGGCTGGCGGAAGGGAACGCGGTCGATTGGAACGAGTGA